The following coding sequences lie in one Gorilla gorilla gorilla isolate KB3781 chromosome 5, NHGRI_mGorGor1-v2.1_pri, whole genome shotgun sequence genomic window:
- the LOC129534219 gene encoding zinc finger CCCH domain-containing protein 11C-like, producing the protein MPNQGEDCYFFFYSTCTKGDSCPFRHCEAALGNETVCTLWQEGRCFRQVCRFRHMEIDKKRSEIPCYWENQPTGCQKLNCAFRHNRGRYVDGLFLPPSKTVLPTVPESPEEEVKASQLSVQQNKLSVQSNPSPQLRSVMKVESSENVPSPNHPPVVINAADDDEDDDDQFSEEGDETKTPTLQPTPEVHGGLRVTSVRKPAVNTKQGECLHFGIKSLEEIKSKKMKEKSKKQGEGSSGVSSLLLHPEPAPGPEKENVRTVVRTVTLSTKQGEEPLVRLGLTERLGKRKFSAGVDSDPPLKRSLAQRLGKKVEAPETNTDETPKKAQVSKSLKERLGMSADPNNEDATDKVNKVGEIHVETLEEMLLERAIQKHGESQTKLKTEGPSKTDDSTSGARSSSTIRIKTFSEVLAEEEHRQQEAERQKSKKDTTCMKLKTDSEIRKTVVWPPIVASKGQSEEPAGKTKSMQEVHMKTPEEIKLEKAPRVQQSSESSTSSPSQHEATPGARLLLRITNSTWRKEGKKLQRGNEVDFQSSIRIEATEASVEATGFDVTKTQVKRCEIMREMRMQKQQEREESVLTPLQGDVASCSTQVAEKPVLTAVPGITWHLTKQLPTKSSQKVEVETSGIGNSLLNVKWAAQTLEKTGEAQPKVNVKQSVVKVVSSPKLAPKRKAVEMHPAVTATVKPLSSSSVLQEPPAKKAAVDAVVLLVSEDRSVTVPEAENPRDSLFLYFFLFFIFSFFFFLIYCKF; encoded by the coding sequence ATGCCTAATCAAGGAGAagactgctatttttttttctattctacatGTACCAAAGGTGACAGCTGCCCATTCCGTCACTGTGAAGCTGCACTAGGAAATGAAACTGTTTGCACATTATGGCAAGAAGGGCGCTGTTTTCGACAGGTGTGCAGGTTTCGGCACATGGAGATTGATAAAAAACGCAGTGAAATTCCTTGTTATTGGGAAAATCAGCCAACAGGATGTCAAAAATTAAACTGCGCTTTCCGTCACAATAGAGGACGATATGTTGATGGCCTTTTCCTACCTCCGAGCAAAACTGTGTTGCCCACTGTGCCTGAGTCACCAGAAGAGGAAGTGAAGGCTAGCCAACTTTCAGTTCAGCAGAACAAATTGTCTGTCCAGTCCAATCCTTCCCCTCAGCTGCGGAGCGTTATGAAAGTAGAAAGTTCCGAAAATGTTCCTAGCCCCAACCATCCACCAGTTGTAATTAATGCTgcagatgatgatgaagatgatgatgatcagTTTTCTGAGGAAGGTGATGAAACCAAAACACCTACCCTGCAACCAACTCCTGAAGTTCACGGTGGATTACGAGTGACTTCTGTCCGGAAACCTGCAGTCAATACAAAGCAAGGTGAATGTCTGCATTTTGGAATAAAATCTCTTGAGGAAATTAAgtcaaagaaaatgaaggaaaaatctaAGAAGCAAGGTGAGGGTTCTTCAGGAGTTTCCAGTCTTTTACTCCACCCTGAGCCTGCTCCAGgtcctgaaaaagaaaatgtcaggacTGTGGTGAGGACAGTAACTCTCTCCACCAAACAAGGAGAAGAACCCTTGGTTAGACTGGGTCTTACTGAGAGACTGGGGAAACGAAAATTTTCGGCAGGCGTTGACAGTGATCCTCCATTAAAGCGTAGCCTGGCACAGAGGCTAGGGAAGAAAGTTGAAGCTCCAGAAACTAACACTGACGAAACACCAAAGAAAGCTCAAGTTTCCAAGTCTCTTAAGGAGCGATTAGGCATGTCAGCTGATCCAAATAATGAGGACGCAACAGATAAAGTTAATAAAGTTGGTGAGATCCATGTGGAGACATTAGAAGAAATGCTTCTTGAAAGAGCCATTCAGAAACATGGGGAATCGCAAACTAAACTCAAGACAGAAGGACCTTCAAAAACTGATGATTCTACTTCAGGAGCAAGAAGCTCCTCCACTATCCGTATCAAAACCTTCTCTGAGGTCCTGGCTGAAGAAGAACATAGGCAGCAGGAAGCAGagagacaaaaaagcaaaaaggatacAACTTGCATGAAGCTAAAGACTGAtagtgaaattagaaaaacagtaGTTTGGCCACCCATTGTTGCCAGCAAAGGACAATCAGAGGAGCCTGCAGGTAAAACAAAGTCCATGCAGGAGGTGCACATGAAGACGCCGGAAGAAATTAAACTGGAGAAGGCACCGAGGGTGCAGCAGAGCTCTGAGAGCAGCACCAGCTCCCCGTCTCAACATGAGGCCACTCCAGGGGCAAGGTTGCTGCTGCGAATCACCAACAGCACatggaggaaagaagggaagaaacttCAGCGAGGAAATGAAGTTGATTTTCAGAGCAGTATTAGAATAGAAGCTACAGAGGCTTCAGTTGAGGCCACAGGATTTGACGTCACTAAAACTCAAGTCAAGAGATGTGAGATCATGAGAGAGATGCGCATGCAGAAAcagcaggagagggaagaatCAGTCTTGACACCTCTTCAGGGAGATGTAGCCTCTTGCAGTACCCAAGTTGCAGAGAAACCAGTGCTCACTGCTGTGCCAGGAATCACATGGCACCTGACCAAGCAGCTTCCCACAAAGTcatcccagaaggtggaggtagAAACCTCAGGGATTGGAAACTCATTATTGAATGTGAAATGGGCAGCACAGACCTTGGAAAAAACGGGTGAAGCTCAACCCAAAGTGAATGTGAAGCAATCTGTGGTTAAAGTTGTGTCATCCCCCAAATTGGCCCCAAAACGTAAGGCAGTGGAGATGCACCCTGCTGTCACTGCCACTGTGaagccactgagctccagcagcGTCCTACAGGAACCCCCAGCCAAAAAGGCAGCTGTGGATGCTGTTGTCCTGCTTGTCTCTGAGGACAGATCAGTCACTGTGCCTGAAGCAGAAAATCCTAGAGacagtctttttctttatttttttttattttttattttttctttctttttttttttaatatactgtaagttttag